Genomic window (Psychromonas sp. L1A2):
AATAAGCGGCTTCTAAAGCCAATGTATCGTATTTGTTTTCAGCAACATTTTCTTCGCTGGTTGCTGTTTCATGGGCACGTTTAGCCGCTGCTTTTGCATTATTTAAAAGAGACTGTAAATGTGTCATTAGTTGTTGGTGTAGCTGAATTTTATTCATATCGCTTGATCATAATATTAGTCGCTTTATTTGTGGGAGTGCATTATTAATAATTGTTCTTCTTGAATCAAATTTAATGACTTTGAAGTCCACCATATAAGGTTTGATATAAGCCATCTTGCGAAAGTAAATCTTGGTGTGTCCCAGATTGGCTAACTTGACCCTCTTCTAACACATAAATATTATCAGCTTGTTTAACGGCAGATAATCGGTGGGCGACAATCAAGGTTGTTCGTCCTGCTAGGAAGTTGTTGAGTGCAGTATGTAATGTACTTTCTGTTTGTGTATCTAGGGCTGAAGTTGCTTCATCCAAAATAACTAATTGCGGATCGGTTAATACCATTCTTGCGATGGCAACGCGCTGTCGTTGTCCTCCAGATAAACGTAAGCCTTGGCGCCCTAATTGTGTCTCTAATCCATCTGTTAATTTTTTACTAACATCGTTAAGTTGTGCGACTTCTAAAGCATGCCATAGTTGTTGATCTGTGTAGGGTAATCCAAGTGATAAGTTCTGACGTAAAGTATCGTTAAATAATACTGGTTGCTGTAATACAACGGAAAGGTGGTCTCGAATGACATCGAAACCAATATCCTTGCTGTTTTCACCATTAAATAAAATATTGCCACTATTGGCTTTATAAACACCAATTAATAATTGGATTAGTGTTGATTTACCACTTCCGCTCGCACCAACTAGCGCAATCTTCTTACCCGCTGGAATAGTTAAACTTAAATTGGTGAGTACTTTTGTTTCATCATCATAAGCAAAGTTGATATTTTCGATGCGAACTTCAGTGGCTTGCTTTTGTAAGAAAGGATTTACTTTACTCACAGAGCGGTCATCTTCTTCAATATGCATTAATGTATTAATACGTTTTAATGCCGCCGAGGCGCTATACCAAGAAAACTGAATATTGAGTAATTCTTGCATTGGAGACAGCATAAACCATAGGTAACCAAATACAGCGAACATTTGACCAATACTTAAATCGCTGAATAACACCATCAACATGGCAACTGCTCTGAAAAGTTCAAAGCCTAATAGGAATAGCAAGAATGAAAAACGGCCTGCAGCTTCACTTTGCCATGCATATTTATCGGCACTACTACGGATATCATTAGCTTGATTTTTAAGGTCATTAAGAAAAGCTTTTTCTCGATTCGATGCACGTAGTTGATAGATCCCGTCAAGCGTTTCAATTAAGCGATTTTGAAATGATTCAAAAGCTTGGTTTTCATGTTTTTTAAGATGTTTAACGCGATGCCCTAGTTTACGTGAGCAATAAACGACCAAAGGATTTACCAGTAAAATAAATAAACCTAATCGCCAGTCAATCCATAATAAAATGACCGCAGTACCCAGTACGGTTAAAAAGCTAACAATGAAACGACTTAATGTGCTGCCAATAAAGCTATCAATCGTTTCAATATCGGTAATGAGATGAGAGTTAATACCGCCGCTACCACGCGTTTCATATTGGCGAATGCTAATACGTCCTATTTTATCAAGTAGTTGCTTACGAATTTCACAGGTGATGGTTTTCGATACTAAGGTAAATTGGCGACTTTGGAGAATACCGAGCAGTTGACTAGTAATGCGCATCACCAGCACGGTTAAAAATATAAAAATGATGTAATTAGCGGGTTGTTGCCACTGTGCGGAAATAAATTGATTAATGAATGCCACGCCAGATGCTGGCTGGTTCAATAGAATTTCATCTACCATTAATGGCATTAACAATGGGATTGGGACACTCACTAACGTAGCTAAAATCGCGATAAAATTGGCAGTAATAAGGCGTTTTTTATGTTGTTTAGCTTGTTTAATTAACCAAGACCAATTTATCGTCGGAGTATCGCTCAATATGAAAACCATGCTTATTTGATAGTAAGCGAATTGTACTTAATCTTGGTTAATATTCTATTTTTATCAGGTTAATTTAAATATTTACTGATCTCCACTTCACCGATCTGTGTTTCATGTAAAAACTTGTTTGCATATTTTATATAAACCCCACTGCTTAAAAATAGTTTAAATAGGTTGATATCGATGATTTGGTCGATAGCTA
Coding sequences:
- a CDS encoding ABC transporter ATP-binding protein, which produces MSDTPTINWSWLIKQAKQHKKRLITANFIAILATLVSVPIPLLMPLMVDEILLNQPASGVAFINQFISAQWQQPANYIIFIFLTVLVMRITSQLLGILQSRQFTLVSKTITCEIRKQLLDKIGRISIRQYETRGSGGINSHLITDIETIDSFIGSTLSRFIVSFLTVLGTAVILLWIDWRLGLFILLVNPLVVYCSRKLGHRVKHLKKHENQAFESFQNRLIETLDGIYQLRASNREKAFLNDLKNQANDIRSSADKYAWQSEAAGRFSFLLFLLGFELFRAVAMLMVLFSDLSIGQMFAVFGYLWFMLSPMQELLNIQFSWYSASAALKRINTLMHIEEDDRSVSKVNPFLQKQATEVRIENINFAYDDETKVLTNLSLTIPAGKKIALVGASGSGKSTLIQLLIGVYKANSGNILFNGENSKDIGFDVIRDHLSVVLQQPVLFNDTLRQNLSLGLPYTDQQLWHALEVAQLNDVSKKLTDGLETQLGRQGLRLSGGQRQRVAIARMVLTDPQLVILDEATSALDTQTESTLHTALNNFLAGRTTLIVAHRLSAVKQADNIYVLEEGQVSQSGTHQDLLSQDGLYQTLYGGLQSH